Below is a genomic region from Tripterygium wilfordii isolate XIE 37 chromosome 12, ASM1340144v1, whole genome shotgun sequence.
GTTTAAAGTAACAAGTCTAAGTCTTCTTCGCTGATGTAAAAGGGACGGGTGCGTTTCTTATCAATCATGTTGAAGGAGTTATCTCCATGGGTTGAATAAACAAGGCCACGTTTTCCAAGTCTAAAGGAATAAGTCTTCTTCGCTGATGTAATTGAAAAGGGATAGGTGCTTTTCTAATAAGTCATTTTGAAGGAGTTATCTGCATGGGTTGAGGAGAATGTAGATCCCCTGAAAATCTTTGTATCATGGCTGCGTTTTgtagttttttgttttgcttgaaagACCTTTGTCATACAAGAGgcgggtgaattgtgtccccaactTTCTATTAGGAATCCTCTTTAACAAAATTGTCACACACAACAAAATACAAACAATATTCCGTCTCTAAATAAGCTACCTAATCATATTCAAGCAGGTTTTGAACTGAGTGTTTAAAACAACTACACAAAGATCAATTATATTAAGCTTGCAAAGATTTGAAACTCAAACAGACAATAATAATAAGTAAACAAATTTAGATTCTAGCAAAATGAATAGTCGGACAAATAATAAATGCCACAATCTGATTTGAAGTATAAGAAAATACTCAACTTGCAGTGCAGGTTATAtaagatataaatatatatatatatatatatatatatatatatatattatgaccGAGAATAGATTTTGATCTTgattaaaaaacagaaaattgatTTTGATCTTTTGAACACAATGAAACCTGATTTTGTATGAAATTTGATGAAGTATTAATGCAAGTATgaaagcaaattaaaaaacGTGCAGAAAAGGTAAGCACACAAACGGTTTTACAGTGGTTCGGAGCACTCTGCTATATCCACTCCCTAAACATCCTGTTTAGGCTTTTAATCCACTTTGAAGTAGGCAATCTCCTTTGATAAAATAGGAAACAAATTATTCCCTTGAATGTAGAAAGACGACCAACTAAGATTGCGTGGTTCTATACAAACTTGAAATTCAAAGTTGGTGTTTGAGGCATCatcaagggcagaaaatcatattattattttttttatcattgaaAACTCCTTAATTTTCCCTTGTAAAAAGTATTCCTTGATTGATATGGAAAGCTTGCATgatcaaaatgagaaaatcgGCTCTTGTCCGAAACTCCTCTTGATATCCTTCTACACTAGAtacaaatacatatattatttattttatttctgaaTTATATCATGCAAACTAGCAAAGTAGACACGTACAACGACACATTAGGAGCTAAACCGAGACAATTTAAACAAAAGATCTCATCGTCCTTCCCAAATGCATTAACAAATTATTTAGATAGACACAATGACACCTTAATTATATCGCATGTTCAAATACACTCCATATAGAGATGACCGGGGAGGCGTGGACTAATGAGGGCTTCAAGTGGCGTTGCACGAAGTGTGACCAATCCATTTTCCTCAGTCATATCGATTGGTTCACCATTCGGAGTTGAAAAATCGAAACCATGAAGCATATTAGCAAGCGCAAGCTCCATGACTTGAAATGCAAAAGGTATTCCAGGACACATTCTTCTACCACTCCCAAATGGTAATAACTCAAAGTGCCGTCCCTTAACATCAACGTCCTTGTGTGTTGTCAAAAACCTCTCTGGCTTGAACTCCGAAGGATTCTTCCAAATGTCTGGATCCTGTTGAATCTTCCAGAGATTGAAGAGAATTCGAGTCCCTGCTGGGACATGATAACCGGCTACGACGCAATCCTCCATGGATTCGTGTGGTATTGAGAGTGGTCCAGGAGGGTATAATCGCAAGGTTTCCTTCAAAACTGCTTGAAAGTAGACCAAGGATTTCATGTCTGATATGTTCACTAGTCTTTCTTTGCCGACATGGAGTTGTAACTCTTGTTGAGTTCTTTTCAGGACGTCAGGGTTGTTGAGTAGCAGTGATAGAGCCCAAGTTAGAGTAGTCCTTGTTGTGTCGGATCCTGCCAATATAATAGACTGCAAAATTGAAGCATTAGAATAAATAGCCTTACGTGATCGTTTCAATCATTTTGTAGTTCTCATGCAAAAAGatggattttgtgttttttgtttagCAATCATGGTTTGGTCTAGTGGAAGGAGCCTGCATAAGACCTTATGAGATCCTAGGTGGTTTGGGGTGTGGTGTCAAGattaaaaatcccacatcggacagGTAAAACCCAACCAAGTAGTTTATAGGCAAAACTTAGCTATTCTCACTTTGAAGATGCATTTTCATGGGTCTGAATATCAATAACGACGGTttatgaagaacaaatccgtgcATCTCTATAACCCAGAGCGGAGAGTATTTTTAATGTGTTTGGGCTAAGAATTTAACCTTGTGCCATGATGAGGCCAAGTGGGTTTCGCAGAATGcatgtatttatattttgacTAAAAAACCAATTAAGCTAAGATCAGGTATTGATATGATTTACCAAGCACGTGGCCTTGTTCGTTATATGAGCAGTATAGCCAGTGCTTTCCTCCATTTGATCATCAAGAACTGAAAGCATCACGTCCATGAAGTCTTCATCTACAATCCCGTCACCACGACTCAGTCTCTTCCTCTTGTGCTCTTCCATCCATTCTTCAACATAATTGTCCAATTCTTTGCTTATCCTTTTCATGGACTTCTCAACACCTCCCAAATCCAACCACCTCAAAAACGGCAACGCATCACCCACACCAAAGTGACCCATCAACTTAAAAAAATCGATCAACACTTGCTTCCATTTCAGATCCCTCTGACCCTTACGCGAATACACTTTTCCAACAACAATCCTAAACATCACGTTTGAGGATATGTCCCCGAACACTCTACTCATGTCCACCAGAACCTTATCAGACTCTGTTTTTCTGTCGGCCCATGATTGGTACACGTCTTTCATGGCAGTCATCACCTCGGATTCTTTTATGTGTTTAAGTGCCTCGAGCCGTTGGGTCGAGAGAAGCTCAGAAGTTGTTAGTTTCCGGGTTAGACGCCAATATGGGCCGTATGGGCAGAAACCGAACAAGGCCCGTTTGTAGCCCATGATTTCCATGGCCACAGTCGTTGGACGACCAGCCAAGACTTTGTCCTGTGTGGTCAAGCACTCTTTGGCAATCTCGGAGTTACTTACAATAAGAGTTCGATGCACGCCTAGCTTGATTTTGAAGATTGGACCATATTTGTCGGCCATCTTGCCTAATATTATATATGGTTGCTGTGGGCCGcggaggaggtggaggtggccCAACAAAGGCCACGCGCCGCCAGCTAGTGGTGGGGATGTCTTGGATTTCTTTGGTTTTAGGACATTTGTGAATATCCTTAAACCTATGAAGAGTAATAGAACTGCGAAGATTTTGGGGGCTATGGTGTTTGTTGGGAGTGAGAGAAGAAACTCCATTTCGAGAGCTAGTTAGGAGATGAGATGTGTATAACATGGCATTTGTAAGCTGCTTTATATACTACAAGGAGGGAGACAGAGTCAATAAAACTTGCATTCTCCAAAAAATTTTGTGAGACATTtagaaaaaaacaattattataTCATTGTAGCTTTATCaacactaaaacatcaatagtGGTAGAGATCGCAAAAATTAATATCCAAGTCTATCAAGTATGATGTGTCACCCAATGactgatttattttattttcaacttaaatGTAAAGACCTACACAAATCCACTCATTGATTGACATATATCTGAGATTCTTGTCATTTTTTATACtaaaattttaataagaaaaagGGCTACATACATCTATATCTATTATGGGtatgatattatctttatgatgTTGATTTAGGAAATATCATTGGACTATCCAATTTCACTACAAGGAGTCAAGGACTTTTGAGGGCTAAATACAACTACTCTGCATATGAAACTTGTTACCAGATAGTCTTTATAGACAACCGTCATGTCCAAACTGTTAATATCAACCACAACTTTTTTTTAAGCATACACCACAAATCTATTCCAATTCAGTcaaactttgaatttttttataaacatttCAATTAGTTGTCCCAATCAAGCATACACCACAAATCTTTTCCAATTCagtcaaattttgaattttttatgaaCATTTCAATTAGTTGTCCCAATCAAGCATTCTTGGACGAGTTATATTTAGAGCAATTGTAATGGTGTAATTTTATTGGGgctaacaaaatatattggtgaatgtgttttgttgatgtgccTAGGTagtttgttgatgtggctaaGCCAATAAAACGTTAAACCTAAACCTTCATTGTTGTTGTGTGGTAGGTTGTGTTTTTattgtgtgtttttcttcttgttgtcgAGATCTGGTTCATGCCCCCCTTATTTCTTGTAAACCATCGAAGAGAGGCTTTTTTCTCTTCATTGATTAGTAAAATTCCGGGCTGAgcccttttcttaaaaaaaaaaaaaaaaaagctgtcAAAAGTCATTGGATTTGGAGCTCCGCAATTGCCGAAAATCTACCATTGACATTAGAAAATTTCACATAAGTTGTAAAGATAAGCAACTTCTCTTGGACTCTTTCAAGTAGCATACCCAGAGTAGATGTATTTGGCCCCTAAAAGTCCTTATAGGGAAATTGGATCGTCCAATAATATTTTCCTAAATCAAGATAATAAAGATAAGCTAGTGcctgataggaatagtatgctaaaggccattattttatataatattcaaactcgatttatttatttgaataaaatatatttagcatttaaaatgagaaaagacatattgacatcagtgtcttttattctatatgtatatgaattggtgtgtagagtctaagtttgcacacggaagatcaattcataagttcctatcgaatataagtaagcgatcacaactaagacggaattggacaaaccgtcagcttggctgtggtatagtatttcagtatacctatcttggttacggagagcggcaaagcttgaacttactataccagtacactccaagtgtactgatcaggactacgtgtgagtcaattttctcagtctgactatatgaaaaattgtacactcacacaaatgttatagaattgttcatattcttaatttattaaagattattggtacatgtgcatttaatgtacgagactttgatttactaaagggtgaggtctttttgtacaggtcaacaaacaccaagtgagttgggtcaccgcattaattgtacgatggaaaataatctgttaataaaattcacgtccaattatggattgatgatacccccTTGataatgcttataggatttgagattgtatcaaaaccctgcaggtggattttaattaatccgacacattcaaataagttaagcgataagattaatgaaatatttaaagatgtcaattaaatattatatgtcagtggcatatttaattgatgggaatctgtaacttaacgtgaggaatttatgaacaagtataacgaaaggctcagatttaatttgagataaaacggggagtgcaattataatattttagtggaatatattataatttatgaattataattatgtctatGGGTTTgggggctgataattaaatacatcggaagcccatgttttattttttctagtTAGTCCCCACTGTACCCCAGAaacccaatactagaagatacatgaaaaccaaaatggactggaattaggagagggagaggcttaggggccggcccacctagggagaaaaccctaggtgtggccgaaccctataaatacacacatagtgtgtgttttgttaagaCAAGTTTTTGAGACACCGGTTGACCTCTCTACTCTATAATCGTTTCCagtagttttggtttgtgttcttcaggttcttggagaaaagagaccaccctctcaatccaagtttgggaattggtgcatacggtggaagatccgcaggtttaatttgagcttagtatcaaactcgctgactccatccttcgttcctgattattagagatcaaatcagagagatctcaagatatataatcttcttgcaattaattgatatatggtttgtgctatggtgattagtatttgataagaaatttttgaaacttgtctagctatcgtttatatctatgaggtccttatacgctcccgcaagttgcatgtttccaacaatgCCTTGATGGAGACCTTGCCACCTTAGGTAAACATCAATATAAGCTACCTCTCTTGGATTCTTTCAAGGTTTTCTAGTGGCTTGATGCTGATGCAGATCTAAAGTCAAAATCAAGCACAGGAactgaaaattttgtgttttcgCCCTTCCAGAGAAAAAATATTTCTGCCTACATTTGCAGACTTAATTTGgcacataaacaaacaaatagaCAGAGAGAAAGAAGGTGGTTTTCTCAGTTGGATTTGAAGAGAAAACTACGTGATGTAGGACTAGTGGTACGTCACTGGGAAGAGTTAATAACAAACAAATTGATTAGTAGGATCCAAAAGTCATGTTGTCAGAATTGTGTAAAACTTAATTGGGAGACTCATTTTGACGTGATTGTCAAGACTAGTCGTTATGCTACTACCCCCACCATTTTTTTTCGTTAAGTTCTACTGTTGAGGGTCTCCaatggttttagggtttttggacaTTTTCATAATTTCGCGTTTTTCTGATTTTCAGTTCAAGTGTTTGTGATCTAGGTTTTTCATTGATTTAGCCTTAATCGTAGTTTCCGCCCGCGTCACTACGATTCTTCGACTTTGTAAGAATGAAATCGTGTTCAAAGCAAGCTTAAACTGCATCAgttaacaaaacaaatatatatcacTCAGAGGCATGATTCCACAGAAGCCAAAGAGGAAAACAAGCAAAGCATAATTACACAGTAATACTAGCTAGATAGCCGGTGCCGCATATCAATTGAACTCAAACTAGGCCTTATTAGCGACAACTCGTGTGAGGAAATTCGTTTTACAATCCTTATTCATAGACATTGGGAGACAAGCAAGGTTTGATCAGGGTCTCTTTGGATCTTCCAAAGGTTCACAATTAGGTGAGTGCCTGCCGGAACATGGTAACCATTTATTGTGCAGTACTCAGTGAACTCCCGAGGTCCTGAGAGCGGTGCGGCTGGATATAACCGGAGTGCCTCTTTCACTATGGCCTGAAGGTACACAAGCTTATCGATGTCTGATTCGTTTACCAATCTTTCCTTGCCAACATGAGCATCCAATTCTTCTTGTGCCCTTCTCAATACAGGAGGATTGTTCAGCAGCACTGCGAGAGCCCACGTTATGCTCACGGTTTAGTCTCAGTTCCTCCTGAAATTAGAACCTGCAAAATGAACTTATTGCATTAAGATGAAAACTAAAAACATGCATTTAAACTTTTATTTTTGGTGACAAGGGAACCCAGTGAAAGCACAGTCCACCGGACACCACCCCTAATGGTAAACCCCATGGGTTTGCATCTGCAAACCACATAGGCCGACTAAGTCGTTGGCCGAAGCCTAGTACGCCAAATCGTGCACATGCGCTAAAAGTTTCAAACAGGTAACTTAATCATCTGAACCAACAAATTTTTGTTTTGTGCCTGTAAACAAGTATCCACAAAAGAAAGTGCAGAGGCAGCATGTACCGCGGATGTGGCTTTGTTAACTGTATCAGCATCAAAACCTGCAAGGTCGATGCCTTCCAGCGCTGACAGTAATAGATCCATGAAATCTTTCTCAGTATCAGCAGTCTCAACAGATTTTCTCTTCTTCAGATGCTCCTCTAACCATTCACCAATTATACTGTCCAATTCTTTTCCATTTCTCTTCATGGCCTTCTCAAATCCACCAAAATCTAGCCATCCAAGAAATGGAACCGCATCCTTAAGACAAACAGCCCTGACAAGTTGAAAAACTCCCTAAATGCCTTTTGACATCGCCTTGCCTCTTTTTCATCAGCACTGGCACCAAAGAACCTTTTTCACGCAACCATCTGAAGAATCACATTCAAATTTATGTTCCCAAACCACTGCTTCATTTCAACTAAACCATGACCAGAGTCAGTACTCTTCTTCTTTGTCCACTGCTTGGTAACTCCTTCACCGAATTCTCCACTTCAGAGGCTCGAACATGTTTTAGCAGCTGAAGTCTAGTTGGAAAGAAGCTCTACTGATATTATTTTACGGATTTCACGCCAGAATGCACCGTAAGGGGCAAACGCAAAACCCGCATGGTAATAGGATAAGAGTTTTACAGCTAGAACCTGGGGACGGGACGATACAGCTACATCGTTGGTAGTGAATATTTCCTTCGCCACTTCCCAACTACTGATCACCAAGGCTGGGAACAACCCAACTTGGATGGTTAAAACAGGACCGTACCTATCGGCCAAGGCTCCTAAGGCTACATGTGGAAGCTGAGATCCTGCTAACAGGGGCAGGTGACCGATTATAGGCCATCCACACCCAGCTATAGGTGCTACGTTTTGTTTAGGCAACTTGGACCGCCTTAGGACGTAGAAAGTACAGAGAAATATGGCAAAGAAGCAACTATTGTAGCATTCAGGTATGGCAGAAGGAGACTCATTGTTACTCTGTTGGATGGTGAGATAGTTTCTGTATTAATGTACTTGTGCAATAAAATTGTCATACGTTACTTAAAACTAATTTCTCCTACGTTATTTATGTATT
It encodes:
- the LOC120010095 gene encoding cytochrome P450 CYP82D47-like, with the translated sequence MEFLLSLPTNTIAPKIFAVLLLFIGLRIFTNVLKPKKSKTSPPLAGGAWPLLGHLHLLRGPQQPYIILGKMADKYGPIFKIKLGVHRTLIVSNSEIAKECLTTQDKVLAGRPTTVAMEIMGYKRALFGFCPYGPYWRLTRKLTTSELLSTQRLEALKHIKESEVMTAMKDVYQSWADRKTESDKVLVDMSRVFGDISSNVMFRIVVGKVYSRKGQRDLKWKQVLIDFFKLMGHFGVGDALPFLRWLDLGGVEKSMKRISKELDNYVEEWMEEHKRKRLSRGDGIVDEDFMDVMLSVLDDQMEESTGYTAHITNKATCLSIILAGSDTTRTTLTWALSLLLNNPDVLKRTQQELQLHVGKERLVNISDMKSLVYFQAVLKETLRLYPPGPLSIPHESMEDCVVAGYHVPAGTRILFNLWKIQQDPDIWKNPSEFKPERFLTTHKDVDVKGRHFELLPFGSGRRMCPGIPFAFQVMELALANMLHGFDFSTPNGEPIDMTEENGLVTLRATPLEALISPRLPGHLYMECI